ACATTGCAAACAAGTCATTTAAACTCTCTGACATTGTAGGATGTGTGAATATAAAGTTTGCTATATCCTTTGCTTTAATGTTATGGTCCATTGCCAGTTTTATAAAGTTGACCATCTCATAAGACTCTTCACAGAAAAGTTGTGCACCTAAGATAGTGCCGTCTGCTATAACCAAAGCTTTTAACAAACCATCTATCTTTCTTAAAACCTTAGCCTTTGGAATCGCATTGGCACTAAGACTTAAAACTTTGTATTCTATTCCGGCAGCCTTTGCTTCTTTTTCACTCATTCCGACTCTTGAGAACGGCGGATTGATAAATACTGAATAAGAGAAAGCTCCTCTGTTTTGTGTAGTTCTCTTATCTTCTCCCATTATTTCATCCCAAATGATTCTGCTGTCATCTAATGAAATATATGTAAACTGAAGCTTGCCGCAGACATCACCTGCCGCCCAAATATTATTTGCACTTGTTTTCAAATGTTCATCCGTCTCAACCGCCCCCCTCTCAGTGAGCTTAACTTTGGCATTTTCACATCCGAGACCATCCGTATTCGGTCTACGACCTACAGCAAATAAAATTGCATCAGAGTCCAAAGTCTTTGACTCTCCTGCAACCTCATAATATAATTTACCTTCATCGACCTTAGTCACCTTTGCACCTGTAACTATCTCTACATTCTTTGCTTCCAATACATCACGGATAGCCTTCGCAATATCCTCATCTTCTCTAGGTAAAAATACATCACCATCCTGAACTACAGTTACCTTACTTCCAAAATCTGCATACATAGAGGCAAACTCAAGTCCGATATAACCACCACCTACAATAGTGAGCCCTTTTGGTAATTCATCAAGATTCATCATAGACTCTGATGTATATACACCTTTACTGTTTGCACCTTCAATCTTCGGTATTACAGTAACTGAACCTGTATTGATAATAAACTTCTCAGCTTCAATTTCTACATTTCCATCTTCAGTTGTAACAATAATATGGTGGTCATCCTTAAATGATGCTGTTCCGTCAATAATATCCACACCTGCAGCTGCTATCTTATCGTAATTAGCCTTATTAAGAGCAGCTATGAGTTTCTTCTTTTCAGCAACCGTCTCCTTATAGTACTGTGCTTTTTTCTCAAACTCTCCGCTTGGAGTTTTTGATGCATCTGTTATAAGACGCTTTGAAGGAATACAACCTACATTTATGCAGGTACCTCCATACATATTTTTATCTTTTTCAACTAAGGCAACACTTTTTCCTGCTTTACTAAACTTAGCTGCAAGTGTCTTTCCTGCTTTACCGAAACCGATAACAACTATATCATAATTGGCTTTCATAAGCTTTTCTCCTTTTCATTATAAGTTAGAATATTATACACCTAATTTTATACAATTAAAATACTTAAAATCAAATAATTATAATTCCTATCAACTCAATGCTCCACATCTCCACTATTGCTCTCCTGCCGTTAAGAATGAATTGATATAAGCCTCTAATCGATTTCTTTTGCAAAGAATGCCGCTGTTTTTTTAGGAACAAGTTTTCCTTTCGTGCTTCTTCAAGTTCTGCTCGAAGTCTACAATTTTCTTTCATACGATCCAGTTCATTGGTATCGGTTGAATTAGTTAAGGCTTGTTCTAGGCATTCTTTGCTAAATTTTCTACACCATATGCTAATGCTTGCTTTTACAACGCCATACTCAGTAGACTTCCAAATGAAGAGGAAACATACAAGGCCAAAATACTGAAGCTAATCAAGAGAGAAACAGAGTTTAAGCTATGCTTATCGTTATTTCTAAATACTGTTATTCCTGCGTTTTCTACCTCATGGAACCATTCCATTCACTACACTAAACAAAGCCCTTTGCTTTGAATAAGAGCTTTCATCAAAAATATCAACAAATAACACTTTAATAAAATGTGCTTTTCTTAAATCTTCTGAGTATTCAAGCATTCATTCAACTGCCGCTCGGTTATCGTTCGATAGCCTTGCTTTTCTCTTCTCTTCTTAATTAAGCCCTTGCTTCGTTTGTAATACTTCCTAAGAGAAGGCAACTTTCTTTTTTGAATTCTCTTTCGTACATTTTCAAGAGCTCAATATATTTGTCTGACGAAATAATACTTTTCAAAAATAAAAAATATAGGAATATCTTTCATCTTTTGAATCCTGTAGTCATGTACTTTAAAAGTCAATACATTGCAATTAGGACATGAATGAGTCTTGATATCCGTCTGAATATAAAATGAGATCGCATGATCATTTATAGATTTTATATTGACTTCTGCATCATTAATGCCTAAAATTTTAGCTAGGTCGTTCATATGAACACCTCCTCCAAGTGTAGTTGTGAA
This region of Lachnospiraceae bacterium oral taxon 096 genomic DNA includes:
- a CDS encoding FAD-dependent oxidoreductase, which produces MKANYDIVVIGFGKAGKTLAAKFSKAGKSVALVEKDKNMYGGTCINVGCIPSKRLITDASKTPSGEFEKKAQYYKETVAEKKKLIAALNKANYDKIAAAGVDIIDGTASFKDDHHIIVTTEDGNVEIEAEKFIINTGSVTVIPKIEGANSKGVYTSESMMNLDELPKGLTIVGGGYIGLEFASMYADFGSKVTVVQDGDVFLPREDEDIAKAIRDVLEAKNVEIVTGAKVTKVDEGKLYYEVAGESKTLDSDAILFAVGRRPNTDGLGCENAKVKLTERGAVETDEHLKTSANNIWAAGDVCGKLQFTYISLDDSRIIWDEIMGEDKRTTQNRGAFSYSVFINPPFSRVGMSEKEAKAAGIEYKVLSLSANAIPKAKVLRKIDGLLKALVIADGTILGAQLFCEESYEMVNFIKLAMDHNIKAKDIANFIFTHPTMSESLNDLFAM